The region GGCCCAGCCTGAGCTGCCACTGAACGACGAACAGCGCGCCGCCTTCAACGCCGTACGCTCGGGATTCGACAGTTTTCATGCCTTCCTGCTCGCCGGGGTTACCGGCAGCGGTAAGACCGAGGTGTACCTGCAACTGATACGCGAAACCCTGGAAGCCGGCAAACAAGCGCTGATTCTGATTCCGGAAATCAACCTCGGGCCACAGACCCTGGCGCGCTTCGAGCAGCGGTTCAACGCCCGCATCGCCCTCCTGCACTCCGCCGTCAATGACCGCGAACGCCTGGATGCCTGGCTTGCGGCCCGCGACGGCGAGGCCGATATCATCATCGGGACTCGTTCGGCCCTGTTCACTCCGATGAAACATCCCGGCCTGATCATCATCGACGAGGAGCACGACGGCTCCTATAAACAGCAAGAAGGTCTGCGCTACCACGCCCGCGACCTCGCCCTGGTGCGCGCGCGGCAGGAGAACATCCCGATCCTGCTCGGCTCGGCGACACCGTCCCTGGAAAGCCTGCACAACGCGCACAGCGGGCGCTACGGCCTGCTGCGCCTCAATCAGCGCGCCGGCGGCGCCCAGCATCCGCGCTTCCTGCGCCTGGACGTCAAGAGCCGGCCGCTGGACAGCGGTATCAGCGGTCCGATGCAGCAGGCTATCGGCCAGACCCTGGCCGCCGGCCAACAGGTGTTGGTGTTCCTCAATCGCCGCGGTTTCGCGCCCACTTTGCTCTGCCACGATTGCGGCTGGATGTCCGAGTGCCCGCGCTGCGATGCGCGCATGACCGTTCACCAGCGCTCCAATGAATTGCGCTGCCATCACTGTGGCTACGATGAGCGAGTGCCGCGCCAGTGCCCTCAGTGCAACAAGGTTGACCTGCGCCCCGTTGGTGCGGGCACCGAGCGAGCGGAAGAGCGCCTGAGCATTCTGTTCCCTGACTTCCCGGTTTTGCGCGTGGACCGCGACAGCACCTCGCGCAAGGACGCCATGAACCAGCTGTTCGCCACGATCCAGCGCGGCCAGCCGTGTATCCTGGTCGGCACCCAGATGCTCGCCAAAGGGCACCACTTCCCGCGCGTAACCCTGGTGGCAATTCTCGACGCAGACGGCGGGTTGTTCTCCGGAGACTTTCGCGCCAGCGAGCGTATGGCCCAACTGATCGTCCAGGTCGCAGGGCGTGCAGGACGCGCTGAGGAGCCCGGCAAGGTCATCATTCAGACACACCTGGCTGACCACCCGCTATTAGTACAACTGACCGAACAAGGTTATTTCGCCTTTGCCGAACAAGCCTTGAGCGAGCGGCGTGCTGCTGGCCTGCCACCGTTTGCCCACCTGGCGCTGCTGCGAGCTGAAGCGCACAAGCCAGGGCAGGCCGAAGGGTTTCTCGACGAAGCATGCAGCGCTGCAGAACAGCTGCTGATCGAACACAACCTTCAAGGTATCGAGCTGCTTGGCCCGGTACCTGCGCCGATGGAACGACGCGCGGGCCGTTTTCGAGCACAACTATTGCTCCAGGCCAATGCACGTGCGCCTTTGCATCGACTGATCAGCGCCTGGTTGCTACTGTTGGAACAGATGCCGTCCGGGCGCCAAGTGCGCTGGTCTTTGGATGTTGACCCTGTAGATCTGTACTGACCAGGGTCGCAGTGGGAGCGGGCTAGCCGCACGATACACCCTCAAAGGTTGGCAACCACGCTCCGGCAACGGATAATGTCCAGTTTTTCCACCTGCGCATCGAAGCGCCGCCGCGCTTGCGGTCGAAAGAGAAGCCCATGAAAGACACCATTCGCCAGCTAATCCAGCAAGCCCTCACCCAACTCGTCACCGACGGTGTGTTGCCTGAAGGGCTGACGCCGGCGATCCAGGTGGAAAACGCCAGGGACAAAACGCACGGTGACTTCGCCAGCAACATCGCGATGATGCTGGCCAAGCCTGCCGGCATGAAGCCACGTGACTTGGCAGAAAAACTCATTGCCGCACTGCCTGCCGACGAGCAGATCAGCAAGGTCGAGATTGCCGGCCCTGGCTTTCTGAACTTCTTCCAGAACACCCAGGCCCTGGCTGCCCGCCTTGATGCCGCACTCGCCGACAGCAAACTCGGCGTGCGCAAAGCCGGCCCTCAACAGAAGGTTGTGGTTGACCTGTCGGCACCGAACCTCGCCAAAGAGATGCACGTCGGCCACTTGCGTTCGACCATCATCGGCGACGCCGTGTCGCGCGTACTGGAATTTCTGGGCGACACAGTGATTCGTCAGAACCACGTGGGCGACTGGGGCACCCAGTTCGGCATGTTGATGGCCTACCTTCAGGAAAACCCGATCACCAGCGACGAGCTGTCGGACCTGGAAAACTTCTACCGCGCAGCGAAAAAACGTTTCGACGAATCCGAAGAGTTCGCCGACCGTGCCCGTGGCCTGGTGGTCAAACTGCAAGCGGGTGACGAGGAGTGCCTGAAGCTGTGGACCCGCTTCAAGGACATCTCGCTGTCGCACTGCCAGAAAACCTACGAACTGCTCAACGTCAAGCTGACCATGGCCGACGTCATGGGCGAAAGCGCCTATAACGACGACCTGGCCAATGTCGTCAACGACCTC is a window of Pseudomonas sp. DG56-2 DNA encoding:
- a CDS encoding primosomal protein N' yields the protein MSDVILRLALPSPLRRLFDYRATASMARHTLTPGMRIRVPFGRREMIGILVEVTDKSEVPADKLKPAIALLDPVSPLPPALFKLCLWTAQYYQHSLGDTLSWALPVLLRQGEPAEARQERFWQVAPGARQDDPRIARAPRQREALATLAQHPHGVAHTLLSKLMLSKDSLDLLLAKELVQVEVRRHLPQERHEHWLAQPELPLNDEQRAAFNAVRSGFDSFHAFLLAGVTGSGKTEVYLQLIRETLEAGKQALILIPEINLGPQTLARFEQRFNARIALLHSAVNDRERLDAWLAARDGEADIIIGTRSALFTPMKHPGLIIIDEEHDGSYKQQEGLRYHARDLALVRARQENIPILLGSATPSLESLHNAHSGRYGLLRLNQRAGGAQHPRFLRLDVKSRPLDSGISGPMQQAIGQTLAAGQQVLVFLNRRGFAPTLLCHDCGWMSECPRCDARMTVHQRSNELRCHHCGYDERVPRQCPQCNKVDLRPVGAGTERAEERLSILFPDFPVLRVDRDSTSRKDAMNQLFATIQRGQPCILVGTQMLAKGHHFPRVTLVAILDADGGLFSGDFRASERMAQLIVQVAGRAGRAEEPGKVIIQTHLADHPLLVQLTEQGYFAFAEQALSERRAAGLPPFAHLALLRAEAHKPGQAEGFLDEACSAAEQLLIEHNLQGIELLGPVPAPMERRAGRFRAQLLLQANARAPLHRLISAWLLLLEQMPSGRQVRWSLDVDPVDLY